The proteins below come from a single Treponema phagedenis genomic window:
- a CDS encoding DEAD/DEAH box helicase family protein yields the protein MGSLTDKDRPTLIEELRGEIYLNIREEQNFYRPLSFNLEDGDLPFACANGSNSYKYGYVTKDEYLSGNIRDKIAIVDSYLAKLRQTERKLPHLGYAEDGKEKELISYEMNRLEYQKAELTKVLPKELEASEINVRLGATWIPNKDIEKFIFETLKTPGYAKWDIKVKFSNLTSEWNVEGKSRDRGNDLAEMTYGTSRVNAYKLIEDALNLKETKVFDQIVNPDGSKTSVLNKKETLLAGQKQELIKEEFKNWIFSDQERRNRIVKLYNERFNSIRNREYDGSNLSFEGMTTEIDLRPHQRNAIARSLYGGNTLLAHVVGSGKTFEMVASAMESKRLGMCSKSLFVVPNHLTGQIGREFMQLYPSANIMVANKKDFEPKNRKRFIGKIATGEYDAVVIGHTQFEKIPMSKEYQEKHIQDQIDEIINYVEEYKHDRNQNFTVKQLEKTKKKLETRLEKLNDDFKKDDVITFEELGVDKLFIDEAHNYKNLYLYTKMRNVAGIGQSEAFKSSDMFMKCRYMDEMTGGKGIVFATGTPVSNSMTELYTMQRYLQYESLKKNNLEHFDSWASTFGETQSAFELSPEGSGYRVKTRFSKFYNLPELMSMFKEVADIQTADMLNLPTPKAHYEVIKTLPSDEQKEILKSLSERADDVRNRVVEPDEDNMLKITNDGKKLALDQRLINPLLPDNPDSKVNVCVKNVFSIWDKTRENKSTQLLFSDMSTPKKDGEFNIYDDIREKLVAMGIPKEEIAFIHEANSDKQKDELFAKVRKGEIRILMGSTQKMGAGTNVQNKLIALHDLDVPWRPADLEQFQVGQVKKQGLSQ from the coding sequence ATGGGAAGCCTTACAGATAAAGACAGACCGACTTTGATAGAAGAACTTAGAGGGGAAATCTATCTAAACATCAGAGAAGAACAAAACTTTTATAGACCATTATCTTTTAACCTTGAAGATGGAGATCTACCTTTTGCCTGTGCAAACGGCAGTAATTCATATAAGTACGGCTATGTAACAAAGGATGAGTATCTAAGTGGAAATATCAGGGACAAAATTGCCATAGTAGACAGTTACCTTGCAAAGTTAAGACAAACCGAAAGAAAGTTACCTCATCTTGGCTATGCGGAAGATGGCAAAGAAAAAGAGCTGATAAGCTATGAGATGAACCGTTTGGAATATCAAAAGGCAGAGCTTACAAAAGTTCTTCCAAAGGAGCTTGAAGCAAGTGAAATCAATGTAAGACTTGGAGCTACTTGGATACCGAATAAGGATATTGAAAAATTCATCTTTGAAACGCTGAAAACTCCGGGATATGCCAAATGGGATATTAAGGTTAAATTTTCAAATCTGACAAGTGAATGGAATGTAGAAGGAAAGAGCAGGGACAGAGGAAATGACCTTGCAGAGATGACCTACGGCACCTCAAGGGTAAATGCCTATAAGCTGATTGAAGATGCACTGAACTTAAAAGAAACAAAGGTATTTGACCAGATTGTAAATCCGGACGGCTCGAAAACTTCTGTATTAAATAAAAAGGAAACGCTTCTTGCAGGGCAGAAACAGGAGCTTATAAAGGAAGAATTTAAGAACTGGATATTTAGCGATCAAGAACGAAGAAACAGGATTGTAAAGTTATATAACGAGCGTTTTAACTCTATCCGTAACAGAGAATATGACGGCAGCAACCTTTCTTTTGAGGGAATGACCACAGAAATTGATTTAAGACCTCATCAAAGAAATGCCATAGCAAGAAGTCTTTATGGAGGAAATACCTTGCTTGCCCATGTGGTAGGTAGTGGTAAGACCTTTGAAATGGTGGCGTCTGCGATGGAAAGTAAAAGGCTTGGAATGTGCAGTAAGTCCTTGTTTGTTGTCCCCAATCACTTAACAGGTCAAATCGGTCGTGAGTTTATGCAGCTATATCCGTCAGCCAATATTATGGTGGCTAATAAGAAAGACTTTGAGCCGAAAAACAGAAAAAGATTTATCGGCAAAATTGCCACAGGAGAATATGATGCCGTTGTAATCGGGCATACGCAGTTTGAAAAAATCCCGATGAGTAAGGAATATCAGGAGAAGCATATTCAGGATCAGATTGATGAAATCATAAACTATGTTGAGGAATATAAGCATGACAGAAATCAGAACTTTACGGTAAAGCAGCTTGAAAAGACAAAGAAGAAGCTGGAAACAAGGCTTGAAAAATTAAACGATGATTTTAAAAAAGATGATGTCATCACCTTTGAAGAATTAGGTGTAGATAAGCTCTTTATTGACGAGGCACATAATTACAAAAATCTCTACCTTTATACAAAAATGAGGAATGTAGCAGGTATTGGGCAGTCTGAAGCCTTTAAGTCCTCCGATATGTTTATGAAGTGCAGATACATGGATGAAATGACAGGTGGAAAAGGAATTGTCTTTGCCACAGGAACACCTGTCAGTAACTCGATGACAGAGCTTTATACTATGCAGCGTTATCTTCAGTATGAGAGCTTAAAGAAAAATAATTTGGAGCATTTTGATAGTTGGGCTTCTACCTTTGGAGAAACACAGTCAGCTTTTGAATTATCTCCTGAGGGTTCAGGGTATAGAGTAAAGACAAGATTTTCCAAGTTCTATAACTTGCCTGAGTTAATGTCGATGTTTAAAGAAGTTGCGGATATTCAGACAGCAGATATGCTAAATCTTCCGACACCTAAAGCACACTATGAGGTTATTAAAACTTTGCCAAGTGATGAGCAAAAGGAAATCCTAAAGAGCCTTTCTGAAAGAGCTGATGATGTGAGAAACAGGGTAGTAGAGCCTGACGAAGATAATATGCTTAAAATTACCAATGACGGTAAGAAACTCGCCTTAGATCAGCGTTTAATCAATCCTTTACTTCCTGACAATCCTGACAGCAAGGTCAATGTGTGCGTGAAAAATGTCTTTTCCATTTGGGATAAGACAAGAGAAAATAAGTCCACACAGCTTCTTTTCTCCGATATGTCAACTCCAAAAAAAGATGGAGAGTTTAATATTTATGATGATATTAGAGAAAAACTTGTGGCAATGGGAATACCGAAAGAAGAAATAGCCTTTATCCATGAAGCAAATTCTGATAAGCAAAAGGATGAACTCTTTGCAAAGGTAAGAAAAGGTGAGATTCGTATTTTAATGGGTTCTACACAGAAAATGGGAGCCGGAACGAATGTGCAAAACAAGCTGATTGCACTTCATGATTTAGATGTTCCATGGCGTCCTGCCGATTTGGAGCAGTTCCAAGTGGGACAAGTAAAAAAACAAGGACTATCTCAATAA
- a CDS encoding site-specific DNA-methyltransferase, with product MGNLSQIRRAEMLEYLNHLKEIHTDDESRIALGKIETALTEKKYGLVWEEHEEEVDKKLVHNIPVFREIEDKKIIGDNTSDFNFILEGDNLHSLKLLKKTHMGKIDVIYIDPPYNTKNKEFIYNDTRIGEDDTYRHSKWISFMSERLVIAKELLSDEGVIFISIDDNEQGQLKLLCDQIFGEKNFIANIVRNTNSSKNQSLYVSVSHEYCLIYSKDYEKLQVRHKDNKWETEKNNIDEYEKKVKQLQKLGLSHDEITEELKELTKYPRFIDFTNYWYFDDRGLYQKADLGGVKNGNKTPIINPLTNEEDPVPPGGFRCSNEKLNELISENRIHFHTDGSLPRLKRYLLENRKQRPKSIMSDDQRPDYTLLKNMDIEFDNPKQMAFMKRILSIFDNNSLYLDFFAGSRVIIMTEANSSVKSKVLKLLPKLKTEETDSLCVA from the coding sequence TTGGGAAATCTATCACAAATCAGAAGAGCTGAAATGCTTGAATACCTAAATCATCTAAAAGAAATTCATACAGATGATGAGAGTAGGATTGCACTTGGCAAGATTGAAACAGCACTAACTGAGAAAAAATATGGATTAGTTTGGGAAGAACACGAAGAAGAAGTAGATAAAAAGCTCGTTCACAACATACCAGTGTTTAGAGAAATAGAAGATAAAAAAATAATTGGAGATAATACCTCTGATTTTAATTTTATTTTAGAGGGGGATAATCTACATTCCCTTAAATTATTAAAAAAGACTCACATGGGCAAAATTGATGTTATCTATATTGATCCACCTTATAATACAAAAAATAAAGAATTTATTTATAACGATACAAGGATTGGAGAAGATGACACATATAGGCACTCTAAATGGATCTCATTTATGAGCGAAAGACTTGTTATTGCAAAAGAGTTGTTATCTGATGAGGGAGTTATTTTTATTTCCATTGATGATAATGAGCAAGGACAACTCAAGCTATTGTGTGACCAAATTTTTGGAGAGAAAAACTTTATAGCTAATATAGTTAGGAATACAAACTCATCAAAAAATCAAAGCCTTTATGTTTCTGTAAGTCATGAATACTGTTTAATATATTCAAAAGATTATGAAAAGCTTCAAGTTAGACACAAAGATAATAAATGGGAAACAGAAAAAAATAATATAGATGAATATGAGAAAAAGGTAAAACAATTACAAAAACTAGGATTATCACATGATGAAATTACTGAAGAGCTAAAAGAATTGACTAAATACCCAAGATTTATAGATTTTACAAATTATTGGTATTTTGATGATAGAGGACTCTATCAAAAGGCAGATTTAGGAGGGGTAAAAAATGGCAATAAGACTCCTATTATAAATCCTTTAACAAATGAGGAAGACCCAGTTCCACCAGGAGGGTTCAGATGTAGTAATGAGAAATTAAACGAGCTAATTTCAGAAAATAGAATTCATTTTCATACAGATGGCAGTTTACCAAGATTAAAAAGATATTTATTAGAAAATAGGAAACAAAGACCAAAGTCTATAATGAGTGATGACCAAAGACCAGACTACACTTTATTAAAAAATATGGATATAGAATTTGACAACCCTAAACAAATGGCTTTTATGAAAAGAATATTAAGTATATTTGATAATAATAGCTTATATCTTGATTTTTTTGCCGGGTCTCGTGTCATAATAATGACAGAGGCAAATAGTTCAGTAAAATCAAAGGTTTTGAAGCTTCTACCAAAGTTAAAAACTGAAGAAACTGATAGCTTATGTGTTGCTTAG
- a CDS encoding ISNCY family transposase, producing MKLFMSIDQITRGHVIANCLEGRCTVQQAALRLNLSRRRVQQLKKAFKEKGAVAMLHGNSQRPSAKKTSKEIEQRLLALRSDPALSKSNFLHFHEIVTEEYQLQLSYSTLRRILLSHGIYSPKKRRTRKKVHKTRNRRACFGELLQVDATPFPWFGGKEKSALHAFIDDARGMITGLYLCKNECLLGYLEVLRQTLENYGLPAALYPDKCSVFFVNAKKQLSIEEQLQGTKEQVTQFGKIIKYLGIDMFPAHSSQAKGRVERLWQTLQSRLPVEFARRGITTIEQANQFLKEYIGIFNKQFGVPACDSYSMFVPTPKTLDLDKLLSSVITRKLSSGSTISIKNHLFKIEQNKFAAGTTVNVLISQKHGIRALIHDEFYPIVPLDDIYRTDTVGRTGDLPQVVIDLIYEFLLKDAKAG from the coding sequence ATGAAATTATTTATGAGCATTGATCAAATTACACGAGGACATGTTATTGCCAACTGCCTAGAGGGGAGATGTACGGTACAACAAGCTGCGCTTCGATTAAACCTTTCACGAAGACGCGTACAGCAATTAAAAAAGGCGTTCAAAGAAAAGGGTGCAGTCGCAATGCTGCATGGCAACAGTCAGCGTCCCTCTGCAAAGAAGACCTCGAAAGAAATTGAGCAGCGATTACTTGCGCTGCGAAGCGATCCCGCATTGTCAAAAAGCAATTTTTTGCATTTTCATGAAATAGTAACTGAAGAATATCAATTGCAGCTGTCATATTCGACTCTGCGCCGTATTCTGTTATCACATGGAATTTATTCACCAAAGAAAAGACGAACACGAAAGAAGGTGCATAAAACGCGCAATAGAAGAGCTTGCTTCGGAGAGCTGTTGCAAGTGGACGCAACCCCGTTTCCTTGGTTCGGCGGGAAAGAAAAATCCGCATTACATGCTTTTATTGATGATGCACGCGGAATGATTACCGGTCTTTATTTATGCAAAAACGAGTGCCTGCTCGGATATTTAGAAGTTCTGCGGCAGACACTCGAAAATTACGGACTCCCTGCCGCTCTTTATCCGGATAAGTGTAGCGTTTTTTTTGTTAATGCAAAAAAACAGTTATCCATTGAGGAGCAATTACAAGGAACCAAGGAACAAGTAACACAATTCGGCAAAATTATCAAGTACTTAGGAATCGATATGTTCCCGGCTCATTCATCACAAGCAAAAGGACGTGTTGAGCGATTATGGCAAACTTTACAAAGCCGACTCCCTGTTGAATTTGCACGACGCGGAATTACAACCATAGAGCAAGCAAATCAATTCTTAAAAGAGTATATCGGTATTTTCAACAAACAGTTTGGTGTTCCTGCCTGCGATTCATATTCAATGTTTGTACCGACGCCAAAAACACTCGATCTTGATAAACTGTTGTCATCGGTTATTACGCGCAAACTTTCAAGCGGTTCCACCATCTCAATCAAAAACCATTTGTTTAAAATTGAGCAGAATAAATTCGCAGCAGGCACAACGGTAAATGTATTGATTTCACAAAAACATGGTATACGCGCTTTAATACATGATGAATTCTATCCGATTGTACCGCTCGATGATATATACCGAACCGATACGGTTGGACGAACCGGAGACCTGCCTCAAGTAGTTATTGACTTGATTTATGAATTCTTACTTAAAGATGCAAAAGCAGGATAA
- a CDS encoding class I SAM-dependent methyltransferase: MQKVKIEKNTVQETLLVPLYGRKMCSEKFPELYTDIFAKNLCDSLDYDFSELERKNNSFLYEFGSLEAAMRQLDIMWEIKEYLKTYPKATVVNLGCGLDETGKACDNGSCKMVNVDFPDVIEVRNQLISNYEREKNVACDLKDYSWMNEVDGSNGVIFFAAGVFHYFKRNEVKDLVLELSKRYVGGCLIFDSVGKLGLKLMMSKILKNMGISDVEGLFYTNNPMQELNWSDKIKITSKGYMLGYYDMKSPNIRFSHRLLAKIGDDMMKMAINKIEFV; the protein is encoded by the coding sequence ATGCAAAAAGTAAAGATAGAAAAGAATACCGTTCAAGAAACATTGCTTGTGCCACTTTATGGTAGAAAAATGTGTTCTGAAAAATTTCCTGAACTTTATACAGACATTTTCGCAAAGAATTTATGCGATAGTTTGGATTATGATTTTTCAGAATTAGAGAGAAAAAATAATTCGTTTTTATATGAATTCGGATCACTTGAAGCGGCAATGCGTCAGTTGGATATTATGTGGGAAATCAAAGAATATCTAAAGACTTATCCAAAGGCAACTGTTGTAAATCTCGGTTGCGGATTGGACGAAACAGGAAAAGCTTGTGATAATGGAAGTTGTAAAATGGTCAATGTAGATTTTCCTGATGTTATAGAGGTTCGTAATCAGCTTATTTCAAATTATGAAAGAGAAAAAAATGTTGCCTGTGATTTAAAAGATTATTCATGGATGAACGAAGTAGACGGTTCAAATGGAGTTATTTTCTTTGCGGCAGGGGTATTTCATTATTTTAAGAGAAACGAAGTAAAGGATTTGGTTTTAGAGCTTTCTAAAAGATATGTAGGAGGCTGCTTGATTTTTGATAGTGTAGGCAAGCTTGGTTTAAAGCTAATGATGTCAAAGATACTAAAGAATATGGGCATCAGCGATGTAGAAGGATTATTCTATACAAATAATCCAATGCAAGAGCTTAACTGGTCGGACAAAATAAAAATTACATCAAAAGGCTATATGTTAGGCTACTATGACATGAAAAGCCCCAATATTCGTTTCTCTCATCGCTTACTTGCAAAGATAGGCGATGATATGATGAAGATGGCTATAAATAAAATTGAGTTTGTTTAA
- a CDS encoding AbrB/MazE/SpoVT family DNA-binding domain-containing protein gives MKDIFMDTAKVMSKGQVTIPKRIRDLLNLENGDYVTFIVDEGRIQIVTSKTFIEDNIQSRK, from the coding sequence ATGAAAGATATATTTATGGATACTGCTAAAGTTATGTCCAAGGGGCAGGTTACCATTCCAAAGAGGATACGAGATCTTTTGAATTTAGAAAATGGGGACTATGTAACTTTTATTGTAGATGAGGGGAGAATACAAATTGTTACTTCAAAGACTTTCATTGAGGATAATATACAAAGTAGGAAATAA
- a CDS encoding PDDEXK nuclease domain-containing protein → MKQFYELYKDYEKVSPLVTQLSWTNHLKIMSASKSQEERRFYIELAVKERYSKRELERQIDGGYYERFMLSNGNMLPAIQKAKQETHNLFLDKYVLEFLDAPKGGNERGFQKSILENLKNFVLEIGKDFSFIGNEYRVQVGNHDYYIDLLFYHRGLSCLVAFELKLGEFKPEYIGKMNLYLEALDREVKKQTENPSVGVILCASKDDEVVEFALSRSLSPTMVSEYTLKLIDKNLLQKKLKECILKLQRKK, encoded by the coding sequence ATGAAGCAATTCTACGAGTTATATAAAGATTATGAAAAAGTGTCACCACTGGTGACACAATTGAGTTGGACTAATCACTTGAAAATAATGTCAGCTTCTAAAAGCCAAGAAGAGAGAAGGTTTTATATTGAATTGGCAGTAAAAGAAAGATATTCAAAGCGTGAGTTGGAAAGGCAGATAGATGGCGGTTACTATGAACGCTTTATGCTTTCAAATGGCAATATGTTGCCGGCAATTCAAAAAGCAAAACAAGAAACACATAATTTGTTTTTAGACAAATATGTTTTAGAGTTCCTTGATGCACCAAAGGGTGGTAACGAAAGAGGCTTTCAAAAATCAATACTTGAGAACTTGAAGAACTTTGTTTTAGAAATTGGAAAAGATTTTTCCTTTATAGGGAATGAGTATAGGGTACAGGTTGGAAACCATGACTATTACATCGACCTGTTATTTTATCATAGAGGATTGTCATGCTTAGTTGCATTTGAACTCAAGCTTGGAGAATTCAAGCCTGAATATATAGGAAAGATGAATCTCTATTTGGAAGCATTGGATAGAGAAGTTAAAAAACAAACGGAAAATCCAAGTGTTGGAGTTATTCTTTGTGCATCAAAAGATGATGAGGTTGTAGAATTTGCACTTAGCAGAAGTCTTTCACCAACAATGGTATCGGAATACACCTTAAAACTGATAGATAAAAATTTATTGCAGAAAAAGCTGAAAGAGTGTATACTGAAATTGCAGAGGAAAAAGTAG
- a CDS encoding helix-turn-helix domain-containing protein: MAISYKPLWHLLVEREMNKEDLKRAANITSNIVSRMSKNSYVNLESLEKICLALDCRIEDVIEIHRNEVE; encoded by the coding sequence ATGGCAATTTCTTATAAACCATTATGGCACTTATTGGTAGAAAGAGAAATGAACAAAGAAGACTTAAAAAGAGCTGCAAACATTACAAGTAACATAGTTTCAAGAATGAGCAAAAACTCTTATGTGAACTTAGAGTCATTAGAAAAGATTTGCTTGGCATTGGATTGCAGAATTGAAGATGTTATAGAGATTCATAGAAATGAGGTGGAATAA
- a CDS encoding class I SAM-dependent methyltransferase, translating into MSVESILNGVEDTLYIPLVGRIYATKKFPEFFYDEKALSLESHIPTDSIDKNSNEYFYMASVCRQQKIDEKIISFLKDNPDGNVVFLGAGLETAYHRIRNKTANFYQVDLPSVIEIRKRVLGNGNNENLISGDMFKLDWIKEIDTTLPTLISVSGVYQYFDESKIIEMIKSMKAQISNGELVFDATNSKGLKLANKYVKKTGNTNAQMYFSVDSPKEFAKYTNTKLVEVDGFFQKALKYCHGLKLSTKIYMYFADRWNRTLVVHLRFN; encoded by the coding sequence ATGAGTGTTGAAAGCATACTAAATGGTGTAGAAGATACCCTGTATATCCCGCTTGTAGGAAGAATATATGCAACAAAAAAGTTCCCTGAATTTTTCTATGATGAAAAGGCTTTATCCTTAGAGTCACATATACCGACAGACAGCATAGACAAAAACAGCAACGAATATTTTTATATGGCGAGTGTTTGTAGACAACAGAAAATAGATGAAAAGATAATAAGTTTTCTTAAAGATAATCCTGATGGAAATGTAGTGTTTTTAGGTGCAGGCTTAGAAACTGCTTATCATCGTATAAGAAATAAAACTGCCAACTTTTATCAAGTAGATTTGCCGAGTGTTATCGAAATTAGAAAAAGAGTGCTTGGAAATGGCAATAACGAAAATCTTATTTCAGGGGATATGTTCAAACTTGATTGGATTAAAGAAATAGATACAACACTTCCAACACTGATTTCTGTTTCGGGTGTTTATCAGTATTTTGATGAGTCTAAAATTATAGAGATGATTAAAAGTATGAAAGCTCAAATTTCTAATGGAGAATTAGTCTTTGATGCTACAAATTCTAAAGGGTTAAAACTTGCCAACAAATATGTGAAGAAAACGGGAAATACAAATGCACAAATGTATTTTAGTGTAGATAGCCCAAAGGAATTTGCAAAGTATACGAACACTAAGCTTGTAGAAGTAGATGGATTTTTCCAAAAGGCATTAAAGTATTGTCATGGATTAAAGTTAAGTACAAAAATATATATGTATTTTGCAGATAGATGGAACAGGACATTGGTTGTACATTTAAGATTTAACTGA
- a CDS encoding DUF1016 N-terminal domain-containing protein, translated as MDKEKTSLQNINAEKNSNPFEEIVTIVENAKGRAYRKVNEELILMYREVGKYISKKTEEASYGSGFVDNVAEFFFRQTILS; from the coding sequence ATGGATAAAGAAAAGACTTCTTTACAAAATATAAACGCAGAAAAAAACAGCAATCCGTTTGAAGAGATTGTTACGATTGTAGAAAATGCAAAAGGTCGTGCATATAGAAAAGTTAATGAAGAGCTGATCTTAATGTATCGAGAGGTAGGGAAATACATTAGTAAAAAAACTGAGGAAGCATCTTACGGCTCCGGATTTGTTGATAATGTGGCAGAATTTTTTTTTCGACAAACTATCCTGAGCTGA
- a CDS encoding VirD4-like conjugal transfer protein, CD1115 family: MFPKGTLVLECGKMLYENGYDIKILNTINFKKSMKYNPFAYLRSEKDILKLVQTIIANTKGDGEKAGEDFWVKAEKLYYTALIGYIYYEAPEEEKNFATLLDMIDASEVREDDETYMNPIDRLFEALEKREPTHFAVKQYKKYKLAAGKTAKSILISCGARLAPFDIRELRELMSEDELELDTLGDRKTALFVIISDTDDTFNFVVSIMYSQLFNLLCDKADDVYGGRLPVHVRCLLDEFANIGLIPKFEKLIATIRSREISASIILQAQSQLKAIYKDNADTIVGNCDSTLFLGGKEKTTLKELSMNGFTLSTDKIGDEITAEQLINLIDDNIEITDVIQKEKITKPDLPFDLTTLQRECNKYFGYSAKQTLDYAQSLYEKKLITYPRTDSRCLTEDMIVSTVNNILGKNDFDTERIKTVFNSKNVTDHHAIIPTVSSLSEDLSSIPDSESKVYRLISNKLHASVGYPLVENTTKIVAEFDGFEFTSSGKVIKDEGFSQHLKEYKSKKSEDAVLSDVSIGDVLSIENKEIKEKFTKPPKHFTEDTLLKSMEIAGNDALEKGVEVERKGLGTPATRAGIIENLIFKGFVERDKKNLIATHKGISLVTIVADTFKSAETTAKWEMELADIAQGKSFKKEFLDAIENEIKEAVLTYRK, encoded by the coding sequence ATCTTTCCAAAAGGCACACTTGTGTTAGAGTGTGGAAAAATGCTTTATGAAAATGGATATGACATAAAGATTTTAAATACAATAAACTTTAAAAAATCTATGAAATACAATCCCTTTGCATACTTGAGAAGTGAAAAAGATATTTTAAAGCTTGTTCAAACTATAATTGCAAATACCAAGGGAGATGGAGAAAAGGCAGGAGAAGATTTTTGGGTAAAGGCTGAAAAGTTATATTACACTGCCCTCATCGGTTATATTTATTATGAAGCACCAGAAGAAGAAAAGAACTTTGCAACACTACTTGATATGATAGACGCTTCAGAAGTAAGAGAAGATGATGAAACCTACATGAATCCGATTGATAGACTCTTTGAAGCACTTGAGAAAAGAGAACCGACACACTTTGCGGTGAAGCAATATAAAAAGTACAAATTGGCTGCTGGAAAAACTGCTAAGTCAATTCTAATATCTTGTGGAGCAAGACTTGCCCCTTTTGACATAAGAGAGCTTAGAGAACTAATGAGTGAAGATGAACTTGAGCTTGATACACTGGGAGATAGAAAGACAGCACTCTTTGTTATCATCTCCGATACAGATGATACTTTTAACTTTGTGGTATCTATTATGTATTCTCAGCTATTTAACTTGTTATGTGATAAGGCTGATGATGTGTACGGAGGAAGATTACCTGTTCATGTAAGATGCCTACTTGACGAGTTTGCAAACATCGGCTTAATTCCAAAGTTTGAAAAACTGATAGCGACAATCCGTTCCAGAGAAATATCAGCGAGTATAATTCTTCAAGCACAATCTCAGCTAAAGGCAATCTATAAAGATAATGCTGACACAATTGTGGGCAACTGTGATAGTACCTTGTTTCTTGGTGGAAAGGAGAAAACAACACTTAAAGAGCTTTCTATGAACGGTTTTACATTATCGACAGACAAAATTGGTGATGAAATAACCGCAGAGCAGCTAATCAATTTAATAGACGATAATATTGAAATAACTGATGTCATTCAAAAAGAAAAGATTACAAAGCCGGATTTACCCTTTGACCTGACAACACTTCAAAGAGAGTGTAATAAATATTTTGGATATTCAGCAAAGCAGACGCTTGATTATGCTCAAAGCCTATATGAAAAGAAACTTATTACCTATCCGAGAACAGACAGCAGATGCTTAACGGAAGATATGATTGTAAGTACGGTCAATAACATTTTAGGAAAAAATGATTTTGATACAGAGCGTATCAAGACGGTATTTAACTCAAAAAATGTTACGGATCATCACGCTATTATTCCGACAGTAAGCTCGTTGAGTGAAGATTTATCGAGTATCCCTGATAGTGAATCGAAGGTATATAGGCTTATTTCTAATAAGCTTCACGCAAGTGTAGGCTATCCATTAGTGGAAAACACAACAAAGATTGTAGCTGAATTTGACGGATTTGAATTTACAAGTTCAGGCAAGGTAATTAAGGATGAAGGCTTTAGCCAACACCTTAAAGAATACAAATCAAAAAAGAGTGAAGATGCTGTATTGTCTGATGTAAGTATTGGTGATGTTTTAAGCATTGAAAATAAAGAGATTAAAGAGAAATTTACTAAGCCGCCCAAGCACTTTACTGAAGATACGCTTTTAAAGTCTATGGAGATTGCAGGAAATGATGCCTTAGAAAAAGGTGTAGAAGTGGAAAGAAAAGGTCTTGGCACTCCGGCAACAAGGGCAGGAATTATTGAAAATCTAATCTTTAAGGGATTTGTCGAAAGAGATAAGAAAAATCTAATTGCTACACATAAAGGAATCAGTCTTGTAACGATTGTAGCAGATACCTTCAAGTCAGCGGAAACAACTGCAAAGTGGGAAATGGAATTAGCGGATATTGCCCAAGGGAAATCGTTTAAGAAAGAATTTTTAGATGCGATTGAAAATGAGATAAAAGAGGCTGTTTTGACATATCGCAAGTAA
- a CDS encoding CD1845 family protein: MRWILKIILFPISLVLSILTAFLTFLLGIGTALLYIVMVFCIFGAIASFVQGEIGIGISGLVIGFLFSPYGLPMIGATVIAFIELINEKIKAV; this comes from the coding sequence ATGCGATGGATATTAAAAATTATATTATTCCCGATTAGTCTTGTCTTATCAATTCTGACTGCTTTTCTGACATTCTTACTTGGTATAGGAACAGCATTACTGTATATCGTTATGGTGTTCTGTATATTTGGGGCGATAGCTTCTTTCGTTCAAGGAGAAATTGGAATAGGTATATCGGGCTTGGTTATCGGCTTTCTATTTAGTCCTTATGGGCTTCCTATGATAGGAGCAACTGTGATAGCGTTTATTGAATTGATAAATGAGAAGATTAAAGCGGTGTAG
- a CDS encoding transposon-encoded TnpW family protein: MEEEKRDIKKLQHKQLIMDIGKTKYTVNLHFKQGTGETYKDKILKLIKRETEKI; the protein is encoded by the coding sequence ATGGAAGAAGAAAAAAGAGATATAAAAAAACTACAACATAAACAGCTAATAATGGATATTGGAAAGACAAAATATACTGTAAATCTACATTTTAAGCAAGGTACAGGGGAAACATACAAGGATAAAATACTAAAGCTAATCAAGAGAGAAACAGAGAAGATATAA